The Spirosoma sp. SC4-14 DNA window CGTTCACTGAGTTTTCTTACCAGTTATTGCAGGGCTACGATTTCTACTGGCTTTACAAAAATAAAGGCGTTCGGTTGCAAATGGGCGGGTCTGACCAGTGGGGGAATATCACTACCGGCACTGAACTAATCCGCCGGAAAGAAGGGAGTGCATCCGAAGGGACAGATGAACATTTGGCTTATGCACTCACAACCCCCCTGGTTACCAAAGCCGATGGTACAAAATTTGGCAAATCGGAAAGTGGAAATGTCTGGCTCGATCCTGCTATGACATCGCCTTACCAGTTTTACCAGTTTTGGTTAAATACAGCCGATGCCGATTGTCCAAGGCTAATTCGGGTGTTTACGCTGCTGTCGAAAGAAGAAATTGAAGAACTGGAGCGCCAGCATACCGAAGCGCCCCACCTTCGCATTTTGCAGAAAGCCATTGCAAAAGATGTTACAATTCGGATTCATTCGCAGGCGGGTTACGATTTGGCTGTAAAAGCGTCAGAAGTGCTGTTTGGCAAAGCAACACTCGATACCTTGCGTTCTATAGAATCTGACGAGTTTGCCATAATTTTTGAAGGAGTACCGCAAACCGAAATCACGGCCGATGAACTAGCCAGTTGTAAGGACATTACTGATCTATTATCGGTAGGAAGCAAAGGTGAAATTTATGCCTCAAAGGGAGAAGCCCGTCGGGCGATTTCACAAAATGCAGTAAGTCTAAACAAAATCAAGGTGTCTGACCCAGCCACTTCGGTTGATTTAGAATGGCTTCAGGAACGCTATATTTTAGTGTCGAAAGGGAAGAAAAATCACTTATTGAAAAAAGTTTAAAAATATTTTTCTGCATAAGTGTCTGATGATGGGTGAGTTGCCAAATAATCTTTGGAGGCTCACCCAATTATTTTTGGAATAGGTCTTGACAAGGGTCAAAAAAGCGTCTACCTTTGCAGTCCCAAATGAGGGAAACAGTTCGAGAATAGAGCTACAAGCTTTTGATTATCAGACTGTTAGTGACAAAAGGCTGAAAGGAAAAATAAAAAATAATTTCAGAAATACTTGACAAATAAATTTAAGTCTTGTACCTTTGCACTCCCAAATACAGGGAAGCAGACTCGAAGGAAAACATAACGTTCTGATTTTTAGTCTGTTAAGTGTAAAAAGCGGTGAAATTGAATTGAAAAATAATTTCACGTTTTACTTGACAATCGGGAAATAAGGTGTACCTTTGCACTCCCAAACATCGAGACAGCCACGGAGGATATTTCCGCTGATTTTCTCACCACGCTTTGGCCAACGGGCCGGGCGCTCAGTTCTTTGACAAACGGTCAGCACAACGACAACTCGATCAGACGCTTTCGAGCGTCGGTTGAACAATATCGCAAGGATTTTCTTGCACAATTATTTACGATGGAGAGTTTGATCCTGGCTCAGGATGAACGCTAGCGGCAGGCCTAATACATGCAAGTCGAACGGGTCGCAAGATCAGTGGCAAACGGGTGCGTAACGCGTAAGCAACCTACCCACAACTGGGGGATAGCCCGGCGAAAGCTGGGGTAAACCCGCATAGTCCCAAGGAGTCACCTGGTTTTTTGGGTAA harbors:
- the tyrS gene encoding tyrosine--tRNA ligase, whose protein sequence is MNFIEELRWRGMLNDMTPGTEEQLRKEMTAGYIGFDPTASSLHIGNLATIMLLVHLQRAGHKPFALVGGATGMIGDPSGKAAEREFLSEETLRRNQEGIRGQLTKFLDFDCGANSAEMVNNYDWFREISFLGFLREAGKHITVNYMMAKDSVKKRLETGISFTEFSYQLLQGYDFYWLYKNKGVRLQMGGSDQWGNITTGTELIRRKEGSASEGTDEHLAYALTTPLVTKADGTKFGKSESGNVWLDPAMTSPYQFYQFWLNTADADCPRLIRVFTLLSKEEIEELERQHTEAPHLRILQKAIAKDVTIRIHSQAGYDLAVKASEVLFGKATLDTLRSIESDEFAIIFEGVPQTEITADELASCKDITDLLSVGSKGEIYASKGEARRAISQNAVSLNKIKVSDPATSVDLEWLQERYILVSKGKKNHLLKKV